A part of bacterium genomic DNA contains:
- a CDS encoding ATPase domain-containing protein, protein MIIDHIFLLDYKEEGRRKTISVLKTRSLEHDKGIFEYEITDSGIKIFDER, encoded by the coding sequence GTGATTATTGATCACATCTTTCTTTTGGATTATAAAGAGGAAGGTAGGAGAAAGACAATATCTGTTCTTAAGACAAGGAGCCTAGAGCATGACAAGGGAATCTTTGAATACGAGATCACCGATTCTGGAATAAAGATTTTTGATGAAAGGTAA